Below is a genomic region from Carassius auratus strain Wakin chromosome 2, ASM336829v1, whole genome shotgun sequence.
TTAAAATTGATAAGAACTCATAtatgtatatctgtgtgtgtgtgtgtgtgtgtgtgtgtgtgtatagaagtCAGATTACTTGGGTAACTTTGTACTGTATTGCACAGTACCAGTATGTTAAATTGGTTCGGTAAGGAATTCAGTGATTTAATTTGTCTTTCATGtttatatatcttgatttacttgcatgtatattgtatgtatatgctgtatttatatttatcttcCATTTTGTCTCCGTTCTAACAGCAGGTGTCAAATTTAGTTTTACAGctattagctaaaaaaaaaaaaacacattgaaaattattttctttgtttagaACTGAAATTTTGAAAGAGTTTCCAACAGGGCAGCACTTAGAATGACAAAGGTTGACTAAGAATGGAATTGCTCTTAAAGAGATGGCACATACATCCATTCTCTGAACCACTTGCCCTATGTAGGGTTAGGATGGACGGATGGCCAGTCCATTGCAGGTCTGATTGAAAACAGATATAAACTAAGTCTAAGTGACACTTTTCTTTGATTAATAGTGCTGAGAAACCGAGCCACATACTGTATTTGGATTGATTTTAACAAAGATCAGCAATGTCCTAAAATATTCCTCTGTCATACCACATATCACAGTCTCTAGACCCACACCAGTCACTGTTGAAGCCCACCCTCCCATGCATCATTACTGTTAATGATTAAACTGTTACCTGTACAAAGTGTGGCTTTGCATACATTACTAGATTGCAGAATATTTAAGTGTGCTTCCTTTTTGAAGCAGATACAATTTTTACCTCTCCAGAATACTTATAAAAGGGagcttgcattttttattaaacttaatttGACTATGCTCAGCCAGTTTTTGGAATATCCACCTTATAGGACTTGTATAAAATTAGTCCTGCTACAAATTCTTGAATATGAATATGCCAAGCACAATTAATGGTTACCAATGAAAATGGTGATCATGTCAGGGATCCTGGCATATACAAGTAATCATAACAGCGGTATTTGATTGCAAACCCTCAggcaaacatgaatgaacaatctGCCTAAATCATGGCATTTAATTTGAATGAGGTGAGCGGCTGCATCTGTTGTTGTAGTGGACTAGTTTGGCTTTGCTAGACATCTCAAGGCTTAGGAATGACGTGTGATGTGTCTTCAGTGGCCAAGCAGGAAAATGGGCAGATTTGAATTTCAAATTTGCTCAACATGAGACGTTTGAGTTACAAACCAGAAACTTTGAAGGTACAAATGACTTTCCGGATAAAGGTAAATCTGGTAATAGTTTAGTGAGTGATCCATGCACATACATTACCTGGCTAACAGTATGCGGATACGATCTACTAATAATGTGCTGCAGAGATGATATATTTTTGTAAGCCAGCCTGAAAATTAATCGCGCTGGggagcatttcccaaaagcaactaagGTCGAAACAAATCAGTTCAATGCAGCGTGCAACCAGAGTtagctaacgatgcttttgggaaatgcacccctggtaacctcaacacacacacaaaaaaactgggATTCATTGGCATTGTTTAgcttattgcagaaaataagttGACTAACAAAAGCTTATGATTGTTTCGGTTTCAGTGTTGTAGAACTTCCCAGAAAACCCCTGCGGTCACATTTAGTCTCTTGTTGGCAACCGGCTCCAAGTCTGGGACTACAAAAATACATCCccatttatagatttatttattatacaagttTGGATGGGCCTCTAAAATCCAGCGAACACAAATCTGAAGGCTGAGAAAGTTACAAAgtgtggaaaataaaataaaaggctcAGCATGAAGACAGCAAACCAGTCCATCACCAAAAAATAAGGGCAAATCATTTGTGGAAATCTATTACAAATGATGGTCTTCAAATTAATGTCTGTGGCAAGAAGTGAATAAGGGGTGCTTGAATTCTCTGATAAAATACATCCTATCGGTCCAAACGAAATCGGTTTCTCCTATTCATTTCTTTGAAAatcatttacagaaaataaaccGCAGTGATTTCTTAGATTCAGTATTGGCTGAACCAATTCAAAAGACACTGGACAACAACTCATTGACAGAATAACCATCCTCTTTATTGTCAAATGGGCCAAACACTACATGAAACATTGAGTTAAGGTGTTAAGACCCACCTCTTAAGAGGACTTCACAAAAAGTAGTACttgataaaacaatatatttaaagtatacatTCCACAAAACTAAAAAGTGCCTTTATATTACTAAATAGGTGAAGTGAGCCCAGATAAACTGCACACATATGTTAGCATAACATAATTGGCAGACTTAATGCAGCACTTGTATCTTTTAGTCCACAAGTAAATTACTAAACGATGAAGAACACCTAACGCATACATTTTGAACATACTAgggaaaaaacatctaaaaaagaaTACATGTAAAGAACCCATGTTCTGTAAACACCACCACCAGTAAATACTGATATGGTTGGAGTCTACAACTGTCCACAGAGAGTCAACGTCACGTATCAAATTCGTAAGTCGGATCCGCAGCCAGCATTGAGGAgcgtagatttttttttttcttccaataaAATAAGCGCAAATGAAGTGATCATTCAAAAACTATCCCTGCATTAAAATCTCCAAGGTTTAAATCAGGTCGGCAACATTCATGGGCATCTCCTCAACGGTTGTATTGTAGAACGTCTCAATGTCTCGAAGAATCCTTTTGTCTTCTTCAGTAACGAAGTTGATGGCTACACCTTTTCTGCCAAAACGACCTCCACGGCCAATCCTGAGAAACGATTATAGCCAAGACATCAACATTCAATAAATTTAATGCAGCCAGTGAAAAACATGTTGGCACCTTGAGGTTTTACTCACCTATGGATATAGTTCTCTCGATTTGTTGGCAAGTCATAGTTGAtgacaagtgaaacttgttgCACATCAATTCCACGAGCCTGAGGAACAGGGATTTCAGGGTCAGACATGCTAAAAAGGACCAAATGTaactttttgtgtatttttttatgctatACAAGGTTCTACAGCTGTTTTCATAGTAAAATCcaagttagaaaaaaaataaaatttaatcatGAGACTACACCAGAAGTTTAaaggccattaaaaaaaataaaaaaaatactctggACTGACTGTTAAAAAGTCTCATTCAACATCTGTTAATCTGCCACTGAAAGtaaattcataaatgttttgATTTCACCATTTCATCATGCTGAATCTTCTTACAACAAATCACGCTTTAGTTCATTTCTAATTTTATAACCATTTACTCATCTTGAAAATTTGCTTAAACTTGACAAAATGTAGCTTTATAGAGGTAATGAAAATATCGCCAATATTGACCAAAAAGGGTTGTTCATAATTTTGTCTTAAAAAGGCAGagcaagtaaaaaaaactaaatggcaATTCCCTTGAAATTCAGACTTAAAATAGAAGACACTGAATTTGAATTACTACTAGTTTTTAGTAACATTTTTTAACCACAGTAGCCTAATACAGCCACATTGCAATATTTTTGACAACATAACTTAAATTTACAATTGGTTTTCTTCAATtgaaattctgaaaataaaagccCTACTCACCAGCAAATCTGTGGTTATGAGCACTCTGCTAGAGCCAGACCTGAACTCTCTCATGATTATGTCTCGCTCCTTCTGATCCATGTCTCCATGCTGAAAAACACCGACTGCTTTAACTGATGCAAGACATCACACACGTCATCCTGGCTAACAAACGCTGGACAAGTACGAtcagttatgtttagaaacaaTTCTCTCCATGAAAGGTCAGTCCCGAAAGATGGTAGACCATCATTTCATACTTTATCCAGCATTAAGCACCATAATGTGCAATCGGTCTCGATCAAACCTGGCCTACCATTAACTATTCTAAACATCAACTCTAAATGATGTGCATCAGCTTACCAGAGCAGACACAGTGAAATCTCTGGCAtgcatcttctctgtcagccAGTCAACCTTTCTTCTCGTGTTCAAGAAGATAACAGCCTGGGTGATTGTAAGGGTCTCATAGAGGTCACACAGCGTGTCTAACTTCCACTCCTACAGATAAGTGAATTAGCATTAGCGGAGTCATCCTACATCAATATCCTGAGTTCATGAACTATATAGCACAAAATCTCGAGACCTTGGACACCGGACATTAAGAAAGAGGTCCGCCCTAGACTCATTTCCGACCATGTGCTTTTGCTCTTCCTTCTTTAAGATTTACCAGTACTAGCATAAACACCAGAGCAAGACCAGAAGACCTTGAGCTGGTGATTTTAGCATGGTGCTTTTAAAAGAAGGGACATGAGACAGTAAAGAGACAACCAGTGCCTCACCTCTCGCTCTACATTGATGTAAAACTGCTTAATACCCTCCAGAGTCAGCTCCTCCTTTTTCACCAGGATGCGAATAGGTTCACGCATGAACTTGGTGGTCACCTCCAGCACATCAGCGGGCATGGTGGCCGAAAGCAGCACAACCTTGAGATACATGAGATACGGTTAGATcattgacaaaaacacacataggTCAATTCTGAAAATGCTAGAAGGATTTTGCATCAAAAAACAACTACATAATTTGTCAACAAGTACTTGATTTGCTCCCTTTTGCTTTCATGACAGCAGCACCTGAGCAGCATGAACTCAAAGTTTGGAACATACGTGGTGCTCGGGTTCTTCAGCAAGATTTGAGAATTACTTGAGAATCTCGTGCATAAATAGAAGCAAGAACAtctgaccaaaaaataaaataaaaaccctctCCAGTTTGACAttacttgcttaaaaaaaaaaaaaaaaaaaaaaaaaaagtatcgtGGGTAGGTAAATGATCAGTATGCACTTCATAGCTTCGTGCATTAAGCTGACTTGACAAATTTATTTGGCTTTCATGTAGATATATCTTGTTTTACTtgcatgcatatactgtatagctCTCTTCCATTCCTTCTGTTCTAACAGCAGGTATCAGCTGAAAACCCTCATTCAAATACAGCCATTCTCTGAACCACTTGCCCTTTAAATGACAGCAGCACGTGAGCTGCATGAACTCAAAGTTTTGGTAACGTAATGCGTGGGTTCTTCAGCAATGGAATCTTGTGCAATGGAAGCAAAAATATTTGActgaatatttgaaaataaatacattgacgAGCTACCTAAAAGTAGCACAGATCGTCTCCAGTTTGGCATGAATTGATTTTAAACGTTTAGCCACGTATTTTTAATATGGAATCAAAGATTTCTTCCAGTTGAAAACTGATGTATTGTTGCTCTGGACCTTGACACATAAGCCACTAGACATTAAGAAAGAGGTCTGGCTTAGTTTCATTCCTGGTACAGGGCTACTGCTCTTCTTCCACATCATACTCTGCTAGCATCATCGCATAAACCAGGAAAACCTTGAATCTGCAATTTTAGCACAGTTCTTTTGAGTGGAAGACGCCTCCATTGAGAGTCTGGTATCAAGACATGGACTTACTTGGATGTTTGTGCTTAGTTTCTGGAAAATCTCATAGATTTGATCCTTGAACCCACGGCTCAGCATTTCATCAGCCTCATCAAGGACAAACATCTTGATCCATTTGGGAGctgtaaaaacaaaccaaaaaaaacattaattaaaaaatcctTTTTAATCAGTAAAACCATTATAGTGAAATGTATGATCAGTTAAGTTGTAAATGTCTTCATTATAGGTCCGTCCCGAAAGATGATACCATCATGTCATACTTCCTCCCAGCTGGGCCTGCATGTCTTAGCCTAATTCATTTGCATTCACTACTTACACAGGTATCTCCTGTTCAGCATGTCAAACACACGGCCTGGCGTGCCAACAACGATGTGTGGAGCTTCCGCCTGGAGTTTTTGCATTTCGTTCCGCACGTTGGTGCCGCCAATGCAAGCATGGCATGAAGCCCCCATGTAGTCACCCAGGGCCAGGATAACCTTCTGAATCTAGAGAGCAG
It encodes:
- the LOC113038437 gene encoding eukaryotic initiation factor 4A-II — protein: MSSGSADYNSSRDRDHGGPEGMEPDGVIESNWNEITDNFDDMNLKETLLRGIYAYGFEKPSAIQQRAIIPCIKGYDVIAQAQSGTGKTATFAISILQQLEIEQKETQALVLAPTRELAQQIQKVILALGDYMGASCHACIGGTNVRNEMQKLQAEAPHIVVGTPGRVFDMLNRRYLSPKWIKMFVLDEADEMLSRGFKDQIYEIFQKLSTNIQVVLLSATMPADVLEVTTKFMREPIRILVKKEELTLEGIKQFYINVEREEWKLDTLCDLYETLTITQAVIFLNTRRKVDWLTEKMHARDFTVSALHGDMDQKERDIIMREFRSGSSRVLITTDLLARGIDVQQVSLVINYDLPTNRENYIHRIGRGGRFGRKGVAINFVTEEDKRILRDIETFYNTTVEEMPMNVADLI